One Falco naumanni isolate bFalNau1 chromosome 12, bFalNau1.pat, whole genome shotgun sequence genomic region harbors:
- the EPAS1 gene encoding endothelial PAS domain-containing protein 1 isoform X1 yields the protein MSLTEARIAEAEHRAPLLAESSSERRKEKSRDAARCRRSKETEVFYELAHELPLPHNISSHLDKASIMRLAISFLRTHKLLSSVCADTENELEADQQMDHLYLKALEGFIAVVTQDGDMIFLSENVNKYMGLTQVELTGHSIFDFTHPCDHEEIRENLSLKNVLGLSSTNCSSMVHASLMVSAGPGFGKKSKDMSTERDFFMRMKCTVTNRGRTVNLKSAMWKVLHCTGQVKVYNTCPPHTLCGYKEPLLTCLIIMCEPIQHPSNIDIPLDSKTFLSRHSMDMKFTYCDDRITELIGYHPEELLGRSAYEFYHALDSESMTKSHQNLCTKGQVVTGQYRMLAKHGGYVWLETQGTVIYNTRNLQPQCIVCVNYVLSEIEKNDVVFSMDQTESLFKPHLLTMSTAYESGIPGMEKSDFLFTKLKEEPEELAQLAPTPGDAIISLDFGTQKFEEAPAFTSAVLTPNKSWPVEAKSHAAQGETLTIPSFTMLQIAPGSSTPSASSNSSCSTPSSPGDYYNSVDEDFKIEVIEKLFAMDTESKSQCTSQTDFNELDLETLAPYIPMDGEDFQLSPICQEECPLSESAQNTQQSLSSMSTIFQPLPSASQNHFLPEKYRPQLSNKKMNPGHGSLSSVFFNDVSRSSLPPYHDQASTPLSSMGGRPNTQWPPDPLLEYVPAKWRLVDKYSGSLSSSSSGPPVHSPSMPTYKRRPLDAFGQRGIDVNPARIALSNSLKLKRQLDYEEQALQQLSGGDPSVINPSHLMWKRMKFLKGENCSLVTEKKSLSTSVLTDEFVCNSRGLSQPMNQLQQQQPPTCGSPGENVKAGAFPLPFYSSHCQDYSVQPVHKASGMTSRLLGPSFEPYLLPELTRYDCEVNVPVLGRSTLLQGSELLRALDQAT from the exons tatgtGCTGACACTGAGAATGAACTAGAGGCAGACCAGCAGATGGACCACTTGTACCTGAAAGCTTTGGAGGGATTTATTGCCGTGGTGACACAGGATGGAGACATGATCTTTTTGTCAGAGAATGTCAACAAATACATGGGTCTTACCCAG GTGGAATTAACTGGACACAGCATTTTTGACTTCACTCATCCATGTGACCATGAAGAAATTCGAGAGAATCTGAGTCTGAAAAATG TTTTAGGCCTGAGCTCTACAAACTGCTCTTCAATGGTCCATGCATCTTTGATGGTCTCTGCAG GTCCaggctttggaaagaaaagcaaagacatgTCAACTGAGCGTGACTTCTTCATGAGGATGAAATGCACTGTTACCAACAGAGGCAGAACTGTTAACCTCAAGTCTGCCATGTGGAAG GTTTTGCACTGCACTGGACAAGTTAAAGTGTACAACACCTGTCCTCCTCACACTCTGTGTGGGTATAAAGAGCCTCTTCTCACCTGCCTTATAATAATGTGTGAGCCTATTCAGCATCCTTCAAACATCGATATCCCCCTGGACAGCAAGACCTTCCTGAGTCGCCATAGCATGGACATGAAATTTACCTACTGTGACGACAG AATAACAGAGTTGATTGGTTACCAtccagaggagctgctgggccGTTCAGCGTATGAGTTTTACCATGCTTTGGACTCGGAGAGTATGACCAAGAGTCACCAGAACT TGTGTACAAAAGGTCAAGTAGTGACGGGCCAGTACCGTATGCTTGCCAAGCACGGTGGCTATGTGTGGCTGGAGACTCAAGGAACAGTGATTTACAATACGCGCAACCTACAGCCTCAGTGTATCGTCTGTGTCAACTATGTGCTGAG TGAAATTGAGAAGAATGATGTTGTGTTCTCCATGGACCAAACGGAATCGCTCTTCAAGCCTCACCTGCTGACGATGAGCACCGCCTATGAGAGTGGCATCCCCGGGATGGAGAAGAGTGACTTCTTGTTTACCAAGTTAAAGGAGGAACCAGAGGAACTTGCTCAGCTGGCACCAACACCTGGCGATGCCATTATTTCCCTGGATTTTG GGACACAGAAGTTTGAGGAAGCCCCTGCCTTCACCAGTGCTGTTTTGACACCAAACAAATCATGGCCAGTGGAAGCAAAAAGCCACGCTGCTCAAGGTGAAACACTGACGATACCATCCTTTACAATGCTGCAGATTGCACCTGGAAGCAGTACACCAAGTGCAAGCAGCAACAGTAGCTGTTCCACG CCAAGCAGCCCAGGAGATTATTACAATTCTGTGGATGAAGATTTTAAGATTGAAGTGATTGAAAAACTTTTTGCTATGGACACAGAATCAAAAAGTCAGTGCACCTCCCAG ACTGACTTCAATGAACTGGACCTTGAAACCTTGGCTCCTTACATTCCTATGGATGGAGAAGATTTTCAGCTCAGTCCAATCTGCCAAGAAGAATGTCCTCTCTCTGAAAGTGCACAAAATACCCAGCAGAGTCTAAGTAGCATGAGTACCATCTTCCAgccccttccttctgcttcacaGAATCACTTTCTCCCAGAGAAATATCGCCCACAgctatcaaataaaaaaatgaatcctGGTCATGGGTCCCTGTCATCAGTGTTCTTCAACGATGTGAGTAGGTCATCACTGCCACCATACCATGACCAAGCCAGCACTCCCCTGTCTTCAATGGGAGGAAGACCAAACACCCAGTGGCCACCTGATCCCCTGTTAGAGTATGTTCCTGCTAAATGGAGACTTGTGGATAAATACTCAGGATCCCTATCAAGTTCCTCCTCAGGGCCACCAGTGCATTCTCCGAGCATGCCCACATATAAAAGAAG GCCCCTGGATGCTTTTGGGCAACGAGGCATAGATGTAAACCCAGCAAGAATTGCTCTGTCTAACAGTTTGAAACTGAAGCGACAACTGGATTACGAAGAACAAGCATTGCAACAGCTGAGTGGG GGAGATCCATCTGTCATTAACCCCTCTCACCTAATgtggaaaagaatgaaatttcTCAAAGGGGAAAACTGTTCCTTGGTTACAGAAAAGAAGTCTCTCAGCACAAGTGTTCTTACTG ATGAATTTGTCTGTAACTCGAGAGGTCTGAGCCAACCAATGaatcagctgcagcagcagcagccacccacCTGTGGCAGTCCTGGTGAGAATGTGAAAGCAGGAGCGTTTCCCCTTCCATTCTACAGTTCCCACTGTCAGGACTATAGTGTCCAGCCAGTTCATAAAGCATCAG GTATGACCAGTCGCCTGCTGGGGCCCTCTTTTGAACCCTACTTGTTGCCCGAGTTGACAAGATATGACTGTGAGGTGAACGTCCCCGTTTTGGGCAGGTCTACGCTTCTGCAAGGCAGTGAACTGCTCAGAGCACTGGACCAGGCAACCTGA
- the EPAS1 gene encoding endothelial PAS domain-containing protein 1 isoform X5, protein MSLTEARIAEAEHRAPLLAESSSERRKEKSRDAARCRRSKETEVFYELAHELPLPHNISSHLDKASIMRLAISFLRTHKLLSSVCADTENELEADQQMDHLYLKALEGFIAVVTQDGDMIFLSENVNKYMGLTQVELTGHSIFDFTHPCDHEEIRENLSLKNGPGFGKKSKDMSTERDFFMRMKCTVTNRGRTVNLKSAMWKVLHCTGQVKVYNTCPPHTLCGYKEPLLTCLIIMCEPIQHPSNIDIPLDSKTFLSRHSMDMKFTYCDDRITELIGYHPEELLGRSAYEFYHALDSESMTKSHQNLCTKGQVVTGQYRMLAKHGGYVWLETQGTVIYNTRNLQPQCIVCVNYVLSEIEKNDVVFSMDQTESLFKPHLLTMSTAYESGIPGMEKSDFLFTKLKEEPEELAQLAPTPGDAIISLDFGTQKFEEAPAFTSAVLTPNKSWPVEAKSHAAQGETLTIPSFTMLQIAPGSSTPSASSNSSCSTPSSPGDYYNSVDEDFKIEVIEKLFAMDTESKSQCTSQTDFNELDLETLAPYIPMDGEDFQLSPICQEECPLSESAQNTQQSLSSMSTIFQPLPSASQNHFLPEKYRPQLSNKKMNPGHGSLSSVFFNDVSRSSLPPYHDQASTPLSSMGGRPNTQWPPDPLLEYVPAKWRLVDKYSGSLSSSSSGPPVHSPSMPTYKRRPLDAFGQRGIDVNPARIALSNSLKLKRQLDYEEQALQQLSGGDPSVINPSHLMWKRMKFLKGENCSLVTEKKSLSTSVLTDEFVCNSRGLSQPMNQLQQQQPPTCGSPGENVKAGAFPLPFYSSHCQDYSVQPVHKASGMTSRLLGPSFEPYLLPELTRYDCEVNVPVLGRSTLLQGSELLRALDQAT, encoded by the exons tatgtGCTGACACTGAGAATGAACTAGAGGCAGACCAGCAGATGGACCACTTGTACCTGAAAGCTTTGGAGGGATTTATTGCCGTGGTGACACAGGATGGAGACATGATCTTTTTGTCAGAGAATGTCAACAAATACATGGGTCTTACCCAG GTGGAATTAACTGGACACAGCATTTTTGACTTCACTCATCCATGTGACCATGAAGAAATTCGAGAGAATCTGAGTCTGAAAAATG GTCCaggctttggaaagaaaagcaaagacatgTCAACTGAGCGTGACTTCTTCATGAGGATGAAATGCACTGTTACCAACAGAGGCAGAACTGTTAACCTCAAGTCTGCCATGTGGAAG GTTTTGCACTGCACTGGACAAGTTAAAGTGTACAACACCTGTCCTCCTCACACTCTGTGTGGGTATAAAGAGCCTCTTCTCACCTGCCTTATAATAATGTGTGAGCCTATTCAGCATCCTTCAAACATCGATATCCCCCTGGACAGCAAGACCTTCCTGAGTCGCCATAGCATGGACATGAAATTTACCTACTGTGACGACAG AATAACAGAGTTGATTGGTTACCAtccagaggagctgctgggccGTTCAGCGTATGAGTTTTACCATGCTTTGGACTCGGAGAGTATGACCAAGAGTCACCAGAACT TGTGTACAAAAGGTCAAGTAGTGACGGGCCAGTACCGTATGCTTGCCAAGCACGGTGGCTATGTGTGGCTGGAGACTCAAGGAACAGTGATTTACAATACGCGCAACCTACAGCCTCAGTGTATCGTCTGTGTCAACTATGTGCTGAG TGAAATTGAGAAGAATGATGTTGTGTTCTCCATGGACCAAACGGAATCGCTCTTCAAGCCTCACCTGCTGACGATGAGCACCGCCTATGAGAGTGGCATCCCCGGGATGGAGAAGAGTGACTTCTTGTTTACCAAGTTAAAGGAGGAACCAGAGGAACTTGCTCAGCTGGCACCAACACCTGGCGATGCCATTATTTCCCTGGATTTTG GGACACAGAAGTTTGAGGAAGCCCCTGCCTTCACCAGTGCTGTTTTGACACCAAACAAATCATGGCCAGTGGAAGCAAAAAGCCACGCTGCTCAAGGTGAAACACTGACGATACCATCCTTTACAATGCTGCAGATTGCACCTGGAAGCAGTACACCAAGTGCAAGCAGCAACAGTAGCTGTTCCACG CCAAGCAGCCCAGGAGATTATTACAATTCTGTGGATGAAGATTTTAAGATTGAAGTGATTGAAAAACTTTTTGCTATGGACACAGAATCAAAAAGTCAGTGCACCTCCCAG ACTGACTTCAATGAACTGGACCTTGAAACCTTGGCTCCTTACATTCCTATGGATGGAGAAGATTTTCAGCTCAGTCCAATCTGCCAAGAAGAATGTCCTCTCTCTGAAAGTGCACAAAATACCCAGCAGAGTCTAAGTAGCATGAGTACCATCTTCCAgccccttccttctgcttcacaGAATCACTTTCTCCCAGAGAAATATCGCCCACAgctatcaaataaaaaaatgaatcctGGTCATGGGTCCCTGTCATCAGTGTTCTTCAACGATGTGAGTAGGTCATCACTGCCACCATACCATGACCAAGCCAGCACTCCCCTGTCTTCAATGGGAGGAAGACCAAACACCCAGTGGCCACCTGATCCCCTGTTAGAGTATGTTCCTGCTAAATGGAGACTTGTGGATAAATACTCAGGATCCCTATCAAGTTCCTCCTCAGGGCCACCAGTGCATTCTCCGAGCATGCCCACATATAAAAGAAG GCCCCTGGATGCTTTTGGGCAACGAGGCATAGATGTAAACCCAGCAAGAATTGCTCTGTCTAACAGTTTGAAACTGAAGCGACAACTGGATTACGAAGAACAAGCATTGCAACAGCTGAGTGGG GGAGATCCATCTGTCATTAACCCCTCTCACCTAATgtggaaaagaatgaaatttcTCAAAGGGGAAAACTGTTCCTTGGTTACAGAAAAGAAGTCTCTCAGCACAAGTGTTCTTACTG ATGAATTTGTCTGTAACTCGAGAGGTCTGAGCCAACCAATGaatcagctgcagcagcagcagccacccacCTGTGGCAGTCCTGGTGAGAATGTGAAAGCAGGAGCGTTTCCCCTTCCATTCTACAGTTCCCACTGTCAGGACTATAGTGTCCAGCCAGTTCATAAAGCATCAG GTATGACCAGTCGCCTGCTGGGGCCCTCTTTTGAACCCTACTTGTTGCCCGAGTTGACAAGATATGACTGTGAGGTGAACGTCCCCGTTTTGGGCAGGTCTACGCTTCTGCAAGGCAGTGAACTGCTCAGAGCACTGGACCAGGCAACCTGA
- the EPAS1 gene encoding endothelial PAS domain-containing protein 1 isoform X2 has product MFLSSPELGLQDCLQRKYRSSSERRKEKSRDAARCRRSKETEVFYELAHELPLPHNISSHLDKASIMRLAISFLRTHKLLSSVCADTENELEADQQMDHLYLKALEGFIAVVTQDGDMIFLSENVNKYMGLTQVELTGHSIFDFTHPCDHEEIRENLSLKNVLGLSSTNCSSMVHASLMVSAGPGFGKKSKDMSTERDFFMRMKCTVTNRGRTVNLKSAMWKVLHCTGQVKVYNTCPPHTLCGYKEPLLTCLIIMCEPIQHPSNIDIPLDSKTFLSRHSMDMKFTYCDDRITELIGYHPEELLGRSAYEFYHALDSESMTKSHQNLCTKGQVVTGQYRMLAKHGGYVWLETQGTVIYNTRNLQPQCIVCVNYVLSEIEKNDVVFSMDQTESLFKPHLLTMSTAYESGIPGMEKSDFLFTKLKEEPEELAQLAPTPGDAIISLDFGTQKFEEAPAFTSAVLTPNKSWPVEAKSHAAQGETLTIPSFTMLQIAPGSSTPSASSNSSCSTPSSPGDYYNSVDEDFKIEVIEKLFAMDTESKSQCTSQTDFNELDLETLAPYIPMDGEDFQLSPICQEECPLSESAQNTQQSLSSMSTIFQPLPSASQNHFLPEKYRPQLSNKKMNPGHGSLSSVFFNDVSRSSLPPYHDQASTPLSSMGGRPNTQWPPDPLLEYVPAKWRLVDKYSGSLSSSSSGPPVHSPSMPTYKRRPLDAFGQRGIDVNPARIALSNSLKLKRQLDYEEQALQQLSGGDPSVINPSHLMWKRMKFLKGENCSLVTEKKSLSTSVLTDEFVCNSRGLSQPMNQLQQQQPPTCGSPGENVKAGAFPLPFYSSHCQDYSVQPVHKASGMTSRLLGPSFEPYLLPELTRYDCEVNVPVLGRSTLLQGSELLRALDQAT; this is encoded by the exons tatgtGCTGACACTGAGAATGAACTAGAGGCAGACCAGCAGATGGACCACTTGTACCTGAAAGCTTTGGAGGGATTTATTGCCGTGGTGACACAGGATGGAGACATGATCTTTTTGTCAGAGAATGTCAACAAATACATGGGTCTTACCCAG GTGGAATTAACTGGACACAGCATTTTTGACTTCACTCATCCATGTGACCATGAAGAAATTCGAGAGAATCTGAGTCTGAAAAATG TTTTAGGCCTGAGCTCTACAAACTGCTCTTCAATGGTCCATGCATCTTTGATGGTCTCTGCAG GTCCaggctttggaaagaaaagcaaagacatgTCAACTGAGCGTGACTTCTTCATGAGGATGAAATGCACTGTTACCAACAGAGGCAGAACTGTTAACCTCAAGTCTGCCATGTGGAAG GTTTTGCACTGCACTGGACAAGTTAAAGTGTACAACACCTGTCCTCCTCACACTCTGTGTGGGTATAAAGAGCCTCTTCTCACCTGCCTTATAATAATGTGTGAGCCTATTCAGCATCCTTCAAACATCGATATCCCCCTGGACAGCAAGACCTTCCTGAGTCGCCATAGCATGGACATGAAATTTACCTACTGTGACGACAG AATAACAGAGTTGATTGGTTACCAtccagaggagctgctgggccGTTCAGCGTATGAGTTTTACCATGCTTTGGACTCGGAGAGTATGACCAAGAGTCACCAGAACT TGTGTACAAAAGGTCAAGTAGTGACGGGCCAGTACCGTATGCTTGCCAAGCACGGTGGCTATGTGTGGCTGGAGACTCAAGGAACAGTGATTTACAATACGCGCAACCTACAGCCTCAGTGTATCGTCTGTGTCAACTATGTGCTGAG TGAAATTGAGAAGAATGATGTTGTGTTCTCCATGGACCAAACGGAATCGCTCTTCAAGCCTCACCTGCTGACGATGAGCACCGCCTATGAGAGTGGCATCCCCGGGATGGAGAAGAGTGACTTCTTGTTTACCAAGTTAAAGGAGGAACCAGAGGAACTTGCTCAGCTGGCACCAACACCTGGCGATGCCATTATTTCCCTGGATTTTG GGACACAGAAGTTTGAGGAAGCCCCTGCCTTCACCAGTGCTGTTTTGACACCAAACAAATCATGGCCAGTGGAAGCAAAAAGCCACGCTGCTCAAGGTGAAACACTGACGATACCATCCTTTACAATGCTGCAGATTGCACCTGGAAGCAGTACACCAAGTGCAAGCAGCAACAGTAGCTGTTCCACG CCAAGCAGCCCAGGAGATTATTACAATTCTGTGGATGAAGATTTTAAGATTGAAGTGATTGAAAAACTTTTTGCTATGGACACAGAATCAAAAAGTCAGTGCACCTCCCAG ACTGACTTCAATGAACTGGACCTTGAAACCTTGGCTCCTTACATTCCTATGGATGGAGAAGATTTTCAGCTCAGTCCAATCTGCCAAGAAGAATGTCCTCTCTCTGAAAGTGCACAAAATACCCAGCAGAGTCTAAGTAGCATGAGTACCATCTTCCAgccccttccttctgcttcacaGAATCACTTTCTCCCAGAGAAATATCGCCCACAgctatcaaataaaaaaatgaatcctGGTCATGGGTCCCTGTCATCAGTGTTCTTCAACGATGTGAGTAGGTCATCACTGCCACCATACCATGACCAAGCCAGCACTCCCCTGTCTTCAATGGGAGGAAGACCAAACACCCAGTGGCCACCTGATCCCCTGTTAGAGTATGTTCCTGCTAAATGGAGACTTGTGGATAAATACTCAGGATCCCTATCAAGTTCCTCCTCAGGGCCACCAGTGCATTCTCCGAGCATGCCCACATATAAAAGAAG GCCCCTGGATGCTTTTGGGCAACGAGGCATAGATGTAAACCCAGCAAGAATTGCTCTGTCTAACAGTTTGAAACTGAAGCGACAACTGGATTACGAAGAACAAGCATTGCAACAGCTGAGTGGG GGAGATCCATCTGTCATTAACCCCTCTCACCTAATgtggaaaagaatgaaatttcTCAAAGGGGAAAACTGTTCCTTGGTTACAGAAAAGAAGTCTCTCAGCACAAGTGTTCTTACTG ATGAATTTGTCTGTAACTCGAGAGGTCTGAGCCAACCAATGaatcagctgcagcagcagcagccacccacCTGTGGCAGTCCTGGTGAGAATGTGAAAGCAGGAGCGTTTCCCCTTCCATTCTACAGTTCCCACTGTCAGGACTATAGTGTCCAGCCAGTTCATAAAGCATCAG GTATGACCAGTCGCCTGCTGGGGCCCTCTTTTGAACCCTACTTGTTGCCCGAGTTGACAAGATATGACTGTGAGGTGAACGTCCCCGTTTTGGGCAGGTCTACGCTTCTGCAAGGCAGTGAACTGCTCAGAGCACTGGACCAGGCAACCTGA
- the EPAS1 gene encoding endothelial PAS domain-containing protein 1 isoform X3 yields MTADKEKKRSSSERRKEKSRDAARCRRSKETEVFYELAHELPLPHNISSHLDKASIMRLAISFLRTHKLLSSVCADTENELEADQQMDHLYLKALEGFIAVVTQDGDMIFLSENVNKYMGLTQVELTGHSIFDFTHPCDHEEIRENLSLKNVLGLSSTNCSSMVHASLMVSAGPGFGKKSKDMSTERDFFMRMKCTVTNRGRTVNLKSAMWKVLHCTGQVKVYNTCPPHTLCGYKEPLLTCLIIMCEPIQHPSNIDIPLDSKTFLSRHSMDMKFTYCDDRITELIGYHPEELLGRSAYEFYHALDSESMTKSHQNLCTKGQVVTGQYRMLAKHGGYVWLETQGTVIYNTRNLQPQCIVCVNYVLSEIEKNDVVFSMDQTESLFKPHLLTMSTAYESGIPGMEKSDFLFTKLKEEPEELAQLAPTPGDAIISLDFGTQKFEEAPAFTSAVLTPNKSWPVEAKSHAAQGETLTIPSFTMLQIAPGSSTPSASSNSSCSTPSSPGDYYNSVDEDFKIEVIEKLFAMDTESKSQCTSQTDFNELDLETLAPYIPMDGEDFQLSPICQEECPLSESAQNTQQSLSSMSTIFQPLPSASQNHFLPEKYRPQLSNKKMNPGHGSLSSVFFNDVSRSSLPPYHDQASTPLSSMGGRPNTQWPPDPLLEYVPAKWRLVDKYSGSLSSSSSGPPVHSPSMPTYKRRPLDAFGQRGIDVNPARIALSNSLKLKRQLDYEEQALQQLSGGDPSVINPSHLMWKRMKFLKGENCSLVTEKKSLSTSVLTDEFVCNSRGLSQPMNQLQQQQPPTCGSPGENVKAGAFPLPFYSSHCQDYSVQPVHKASGMTSRLLGPSFEPYLLPELTRYDCEVNVPVLGRSTLLQGSELLRALDQAT; encoded by the exons tatgtGCTGACACTGAGAATGAACTAGAGGCAGACCAGCAGATGGACCACTTGTACCTGAAAGCTTTGGAGGGATTTATTGCCGTGGTGACACAGGATGGAGACATGATCTTTTTGTCAGAGAATGTCAACAAATACATGGGTCTTACCCAG GTGGAATTAACTGGACACAGCATTTTTGACTTCACTCATCCATGTGACCATGAAGAAATTCGAGAGAATCTGAGTCTGAAAAATG TTTTAGGCCTGAGCTCTACAAACTGCTCTTCAATGGTCCATGCATCTTTGATGGTCTCTGCAG GTCCaggctttggaaagaaaagcaaagacatgTCAACTGAGCGTGACTTCTTCATGAGGATGAAATGCACTGTTACCAACAGAGGCAGAACTGTTAACCTCAAGTCTGCCATGTGGAAG GTTTTGCACTGCACTGGACAAGTTAAAGTGTACAACACCTGTCCTCCTCACACTCTGTGTGGGTATAAAGAGCCTCTTCTCACCTGCCTTATAATAATGTGTGAGCCTATTCAGCATCCTTCAAACATCGATATCCCCCTGGACAGCAAGACCTTCCTGAGTCGCCATAGCATGGACATGAAATTTACCTACTGTGACGACAG AATAACAGAGTTGATTGGTTACCAtccagaggagctgctgggccGTTCAGCGTATGAGTTTTACCATGCTTTGGACTCGGAGAGTATGACCAAGAGTCACCAGAACT TGTGTACAAAAGGTCAAGTAGTGACGGGCCAGTACCGTATGCTTGCCAAGCACGGTGGCTATGTGTGGCTGGAGACTCAAGGAACAGTGATTTACAATACGCGCAACCTACAGCCTCAGTGTATCGTCTGTGTCAACTATGTGCTGAG TGAAATTGAGAAGAATGATGTTGTGTTCTCCATGGACCAAACGGAATCGCTCTTCAAGCCTCACCTGCTGACGATGAGCACCGCCTATGAGAGTGGCATCCCCGGGATGGAGAAGAGTGACTTCTTGTTTACCAAGTTAAAGGAGGAACCAGAGGAACTTGCTCAGCTGGCACCAACACCTGGCGATGCCATTATTTCCCTGGATTTTG GGACACAGAAGTTTGAGGAAGCCCCTGCCTTCACCAGTGCTGTTTTGACACCAAACAAATCATGGCCAGTGGAAGCAAAAAGCCACGCTGCTCAAGGTGAAACACTGACGATACCATCCTTTACAATGCTGCAGATTGCACCTGGAAGCAGTACACCAAGTGCAAGCAGCAACAGTAGCTGTTCCACG CCAAGCAGCCCAGGAGATTATTACAATTCTGTGGATGAAGATTTTAAGATTGAAGTGATTGAAAAACTTTTTGCTATGGACACAGAATCAAAAAGTCAGTGCACCTCCCAG ACTGACTTCAATGAACTGGACCTTGAAACCTTGGCTCCTTACATTCCTATGGATGGAGAAGATTTTCAGCTCAGTCCAATCTGCCAAGAAGAATGTCCTCTCTCTGAAAGTGCACAAAATACCCAGCAGAGTCTAAGTAGCATGAGTACCATCTTCCAgccccttccttctgcttcacaGAATCACTTTCTCCCAGAGAAATATCGCCCACAgctatcaaataaaaaaatgaatcctGGTCATGGGTCCCTGTCATCAGTGTTCTTCAACGATGTGAGTAGGTCATCACTGCCACCATACCATGACCAAGCCAGCACTCCCCTGTCTTCAATGGGAGGAAGACCAAACACCCAGTGGCCACCTGATCCCCTGTTAGAGTATGTTCCTGCTAAATGGAGACTTGTGGATAAATACTCAGGATCCCTATCAAGTTCCTCCTCAGGGCCACCAGTGCATTCTCCGAGCATGCCCACATATAAAAGAAG GCCCCTGGATGCTTTTGGGCAACGAGGCATAGATGTAAACCCAGCAAGAATTGCTCTGTCTAACAGTTTGAAACTGAAGCGACAACTGGATTACGAAGAACAAGCATTGCAACAGCTGAGTGGG GGAGATCCATCTGTCATTAACCCCTCTCACCTAATgtggaaaagaatgaaatttcTCAAAGGGGAAAACTGTTCCTTGGTTACAGAAAAGAAGTCTCTCAGCACAAGTGTTCTTACTG ATGAATTTGTCTGTAACTCGAGAGGTCTGAGCCAACCAATGaatcagctgcagcagcagcagccacccacCTGTGGCAGTCCTGGTGAGAATGTGAAAGCAGGAGCGTTTCCCCTTCCATTCTACAGTTCCCACTGTCAGGACTATAGTGTCCAGCCAGTTCATAAAGCATCAG GTATGACCAGTCGCCTGCTGGGGCCCTCTTTTGAACCCTACTTGTTGCCCGAGTTGACAAGATATGACTGTGAGGTGAACGTCCCCGTTTTGGGCAGGTCTACGCTTCTGCAAGGCAGTGAACTGCTCAGAGCACTGGACCAGGCAACCTGA